A window from Primulina huaijiensis isolate GDHJ02 chromosome 13, ASM1229523v2, whole genome shotgun sequence encodes these proteins:
- the LOC140991618 gene encoding uncharacterized protein yields MEGTSLFPNRPALTIQPTKPISQPSPPLLRFNTSTLPLPPLLPQQNPQQSSTHSHSFPFDSLLQHLLHISSPVKYSSTQSHVILSHNQDSLPARFKKDEGGSVAIPILGANSLIDDGSLDFLPLKCKFMLESILQQPVSSLRCFFDSVKFELLQDVDLISLLKGLDLSGHSEKAIMLFEWVVLNLDASDDDLLDDQVIELMVKILGRESRHLVTSNLFDVIPSGDFRLDVRAWTTILHAYSRSSKYEKAIALFGIMKDIGSCPTLVTYNVMLDVYGKKGQSWDKILELLDEIKRVGLEFDEFTCSTVISACGREGLLEEAKTFFDDLKLNGYVPGTVTYNALLQAFGKAGIYNEALNVFKEMEENNCPPDSVTYNELVAAHVRAGFHEEGAALISTMTQRGIMPNVVTYTTLIDAYGKAGKEDRALSLFKLMKESGCVPNVCTYNSILGMLGKKSRTEEMMEIVSSMKSNGCTPNRVTWNTLLALCGYRGMHTYVNRVFQEMKSCGFEPDRDTFNTLISAYGRCGSEMNAGKMYNEMIKVGYTPCISTYNALLNALARRGDWRAAESVLLDLRKKSFKPNGTSYSLMLHCYSKGGNVRGIEKIAKEIYDGRIFPSWMLLRTLIITNFKSRSLSGMERAFQEFLKNGYKPDLVLFNSMLSIFARNQMYERAHNILHLIQENGLEPDLVTYNSLMDLYARAGDCWRAQEVLNGLKESGGKPDLVSYNTVIKGFCRQGLMQEAMRTFTEMTNRGIRPCIITFNTFIAGFSARGFFVEVNEMISYMIKHNCRPNELTYNTAVDGYCKAKKYKDAMDFTSQITEKDTCCDEQILKRLAARIRESIES; encoded by the coding sequence ATGGAAGGAACCAGCCTTTTCCCCAACAGACCCGCTTTAACAATCCAACCCACAAAACCAATTTCACAGCCAAGTCCTCCGCTCCTCAGATTCAACACTTCCACGCTCCCCCTCCCTCCTTTGTTACCACAACAAAATCCTCAACAATCATCCACGCACTCACACTCCTTTCCATTTGATTCCCTCCTCCAGCACCTTCTTCACATTTCTTCTCCGGTTAAATATTCATCGACTCAATCCCATGTAATTCTCTCTCATAATCAAGATTCTTTGCCTGCCCGGTTCAAGAAAGATGAGGGTGGTTCGGTTGCAATCCCTATACTCGGTGCAAATAGTCTGATAGATGATGGGTCGCTGGATTTTCTTCCTTTGAAGTGTAAGTTCATGCTTGAATCAATCTTGCAACAGCCCGTTTCAAGTTTGCGTTGTTTCTTTGATTCTGTGAAGTTCGAGCTGCTTCAAGATGTTGATTTGATTAGTTTACTCAAAGGGTTGGACCTTTCTGGTCATAGTGAGAAGGCGATTATGTTGTTTGAATGGGTTGTGCTTAATTTGGATGCGAGTGATGATGATTTATTAGATGATCAAGTTATTGAATTGATGGTTAAGATTCTTGGCAGGGAGTCTCGACATTTGGTTACTTCGAATTTGTTTGACGTGATTCCATCAGGAGATTTTAGGCTAGATGTTCGGGCATGGACGACTATTTTACATGCGTATTCACGTAGTTCGAAGTATGAGAAGGCGATAGCTCTATTTGGTATTATGAAGGATATAGGATCTTGTCCAACACTTGTTACTTACAATGTGATGTTGGATGTTTATGGGAAAAAAGGGCAATCTTGGGATAAAATTTTAGAGCTTTTGGATGAGATAAAGAGAGTGGGGCTTGAATTCGATGAGTTCACTTGTAGTACTGTGATATCTGCATGTGGGAGAGAAGGGTTGTTGGAGGAAGCCAAGACATTCTTTGATGATCTAAAGTTAAATGGTTATGTCCCGGGTACCGTTACCTATAATGCTTTGCTTCAAGCATTTGGGAAGGCTGGAATTTACAATGAGGCTTTGAATGTTTTTAAAGAAATGGAGGAGAATAATTGCCCTCCCGACTCGGTTACTTATAATGAACTTGTGGCTGCACATGTAAGGGCAGGCTTTCACGAGGAAGGAGCAGCTTTAATCAGCACCATGACACAAAGGGGTATAATGCCAAATGTTGTGACTTATACTACTTTGATTGATGCATATGGAAAAGCTGGAAAGGAGGACAGAGCATTGAGTTTGTTCAAATTAATGAAGGAATCTGGCTGTGTCCCTAATGTGTGTACTTATAATTCTATCCTTGGGATGCTCGGTAAGAAGTCACGAACTGAAGAGATGATGGAAATAGTAAGCAGTATGAAATCCAATGGTTGTACACCAAATCGTGTCACTTGGAACACCCTTCTTGCTTTGTGTGGCTACAGAGGGATGCACACCTATGTTAATCGTGTTTTCCAAGAGATGAAGAGTTGTGGCTTTGAGCCAGATCGAGATACTTTTAATACTCTGATAAGTGCATATGGTAGGTGTGGATCAGAAATGAATGCCGGAAAAATGTACAATGAGATGATTAAAGTGGGATATACTCCATGCATCTCCACTTATAATGCACTTCTAAATGCATTGGCTCGCAGAGGAGATTGGAGGGCTGCTGAGTCCGTCCTTCTAGACCTGAGAAAGAAGAGTTTCAAGCCCAACGGAACCTCATATTCATTGATGCTCCATTGCTACTCAAAAGGAGGAAATGTGAGGGGAATCGAAAAGATTGCTAAAGAGATTTATGATGGTCGTATATTTCCCAGCTGGATGCTTTTGAGAACTCTGATTATCACAAATTTTAAGTCTAGATCACTCTCAGGCATGGAGAGAGcatttcaagaattcttgaaaaatGGGTACAAACCCGATTTGGTGCTCTTCAATTCCATGCTTTCCATTTTTGCTCGGAACCAGATGTATGAACGAGCTCACAATATACTTCATCTCATTCAAGAAAATGGGCTGGAGCCGGATCTGGTTACCTATAACAGCTTGATGGATTTGTACGCCAGGGCTGGTGACTGTTGGAGAGCACAAGAAGTCCTCAATGGACTTAAAGAATCTGGTGGGAAGCCAGATCTCGTGTCGTATAACACTGTCATTAAAGGGTTTTGTAGGCAAGGGCTCATGCAGGAGGCGATGAGGACTTTTACAGAGATGACAAATAGAGGGATTCGGCCCTGTATTATCACCTTTAATACATTCATTGCTGGATTCTCTGCTCGTGGGTTTTTTGTCGAAGTGAATGAAATGATCAGTTATATGATCAAGCATAACTGCAGACCAAATGAACTAACATATAACACTGCTGTTGATGGTTATTGTAAGGCTAAAAAGTACAAAGACGCCATGGATTTCACGTCACAAATTACAGAAAAGGACACTTGTTGCGACGAGCAAATTTTGAAACGGTTAGCTGCTCGAATCAGGGAAAGTATTGAATCAtaa
- the LOC140991042 gene encoding uncharacterized protein has product MAYVDHAFSISDEDIMMGTSYTVNNKPPIKEIALAVSLLVFGALGIVLGVVMAVNEVGGDRAHGLFFALLGGILFIPGFYYTRIAYYAYKGYKGFSFANIPAV; this is encoded by the exons ATGGCGTACGTGGATCACGCGTTCTCGATTTCGGATGAGGACATAATGATGGGAACCTCGTACACTGTGAATAACAAGCCGCCGATCAAGGAGATAGCGCTTGCTGTTTCTCTCCTCGTTTTCGGGGCCTTAGGCATTGTCCTCGGGGTAGTAATGGCTGTCAACGAAGTTGGAGGCGACCGAGCCCACG GGCTATTTTTCGCTCTACTGGGTGGTATTCTTTTCATCCCTGGATTCTACTACACACGGATTGCCTACTATGCTTACAAGGGCTACAAAGGTTTTTCATTTGCCAACATTCCTGCTGTCTAG